From a single Sediminibacterium sp. KACHI17 genomic region:
- the ctlX gene encoding citrulline utilization hydrolase CtlX, whose product MQTTSNLLMIKPVRFDFNAETAVNNSFQQASADEQVSAKATAEFDRFVSVLRNAGVQVTVVEDTPEPHTPDSVFPNNWISFHTDGTIFLYPMFAVNRRLERKPHVLSAIAEKFQVANTIDLSTYEQQHVFLEGTGSMVLDRENKIAYACLSPRTDLTVLNDWCNKAGFRPVAFTSVDSKGDPIYHTNVMMCIADRFAVICLDSIPDSKERTAVTETLQDTKKEIIEISFDQMNHFAGNMLQVKNTTGQHYLVMSSQAYHSLTPDQVQRIEKYNPILHSDITTIETNGGGSARCMMAEVFLPEK is encoded by the coding sequence ATGCAGACAACTTCAAATCTATTGATGATAAAACCTGTTCGTTTTGATTTTAATGCAGAAACGGCAGTGAATAATAGTTTTCAGCAGGCTTCTGCAGATGAGCAAGTAAGTGCAAAAGCGACGGCTGAATTTGATCGGTTTGTATCTGTCCTAAGAAATGCCGGAGTTCAGGTAACTGTTGTAGAAGATACACCTGAGCCTCATACACCTGATTCCGTATTTCCCAATAACTGGATATCGTTTCATACAGACGGAACAATATTCTTATATCCAATGTTCGCAGTGAATCGCAGACTTGAGCGCAAGCCTCATGTACTATCAGCGATCGCTGAGAAGTTTCAGGTTGCAAATACCATTGATTTGAGTACATATGAGCAACAACATGTTTTCTTAGAGGGAACCGGAAGCATGGTATTGGATCGAGAAAATAAAATCGCTTATGCTTGTTTGTCTCCCAGGACAGATCTCACTGTGCTAAATGATTGGTGCAATAAAGCAGGATTTCGTCCGGTTGCATTTACTTCCGTGGATAGTAAAGGAGACCCGATTTATCATACCAATGTGATGATGTGTATAGCGGATAGATTTGCAGTGATCTGTCTGGATTCAATTCCAGATAGCAAGGAAAGAACCGCTGTTACAGAAACCTTGCAGGATACAAAAAAAGAGATCATTGAGATCAGTTTTGATCAGATGAATCATTTTGCAGGAAATATGCTTCAGGTGAAGAATACTACCGGACAGCATTATTTGGTAATGTCATCACAGGCATATCATAGTTTAACACCTGATCAGGTTCAGCGCATCGAAAAATACAATCCGATACTGCATTCTGATATCACTACTATTGAAACCAATGGTGGTGGTAGTGCCAGATGTATGATGGCGGAAGTTTTTTTACCGGAAAAATAG
- a CDS encoding YggS family pyridoxal phosphate-dependent enzyme, with amino-acid sequence MSIHSDVFKTISQELKEKKVTLVAVSKTKPVEDIEALYQLGQRDFGENYVQELVDKQASLPTDIRWHFIGHLQSNKVKYIAPFVHLIHGVDSLKLLKEIDKQAAKNNRIIDCLLQIHIATEETKFGMDQQELTAAMEQLEHFPNVRVCGLMGMASFTDDQEKVRAEFKSLYDIFNTSGIGHLPSAILSMGMSGDYKIAIEEGSNMVRIGSLLFGARIYS; translated from the coding sequence ATGTCGATACATTCCGATGTTTTTAAAACCATCAGTCAGGAATTAAAAGAGAAAAAGGTGACACTGGTCGCTGTCAGCAAAACAAAACCTGTTGAAGATATTGAAGCCTTATACCAGTTAGGTCAAAGAGATTTCGGTGAGAATTATGTCCAGGAATTGGTAGATAAACAGGCAAGCTTACCAACAGATATTCGCTGGCATTTTATCGGACACTTACAATCTAACAAAGTAAAATACATAGCACCCTTTGTTCATCTCATACATGGTGTGGATAGCCTTAAATTATTGAAAGAGATAGATAAACAAGCTGCTAAAAACAATCGCATTATAGATTGTCTGTTACAAATCCATATCGCAACGGAAGAAACAAAATTTGGAATGGATCAACAAGAATTAACGGCAGCAATGGAACAACTCGAACACTTCCCTAATGTACGTGTATGTGGACTTATGGGAATGGCATCATTTACTGATGATCAGGAAAAAGTGAGAGCAGAATTTAAATCCCTTTATGATATTTTCAATACATCTGGTATTGGCCATCTGCCATCTGCCATTCTCAGTATGGGTATGAGTGGCGATTATAAAATTGCCATCGAAGAGGGGAGTAACATGGTAAGAATTGGGAGCTTATTGTTTGGGGCGAGAATATATTCTTAA
- a CDS encoding DUF6122 family protein, whose protein sequence is MQLFTSILHYFLHFIAPIFIAYIFFRDKWKTVSIIFLLTMLVDLDHLLATPIFDPCRCSIGFHLMHSWYMIALYFLLLFTKLRIVGIGLLMHMLTDQIDCWMHGYTCL, encoded by the coding sequence ATGCAGCTATTCACATCAATTCTTCATTACTTCCTGCATTTTATAGCGCCCATTTTCATTGCGTATATTTTTTTCAGGGATAAATGGAAAACCGTATCGATCATCTTTTTGCTAACCATGTTGGTTGACCTGGATCATTTATTGGCGACCCCCATTTTTGATCCATGCAGGTGTAGTATTGGTTTTCATCTGATGCATAGCTGGTATATGATTGCCCTTTACTTTTTATTACTATTTACAAAACTTCGAATTGTGGGTATTGGATTATTGATGCATATGCTGACCGATCAGATCGATTGTTGGATGCATGGTTACACCTGTTTGTAA
- a CDS encoding amidohydrolase, with translation MRFSFLALALGSSLAIHAQELPTSYPQLVKDITPKLVEWRRHFHQNPELSNREFKTGAYIAAYLKSIGLEVKANVAKTGVVAILKGGKPGPVVALRADIDALPVTERVNIPFASKVTTEFNGQTVGVMHACGHDSHTSILMGTASVLKKMQADVPGTIVFLFQPAEEGAPANEEGGASLMIKEGALDNPKVEAVFGLHINSTIPVGEIQYKTGAFMASSDWFKIVVKGQGGHGSKPWKAIDPIASASQIIEGLQHIVSRQMELTKAPVVITVGAIQSGVRNNIIPETCEMLGTIRTLDSKMQKEVHERIRNTVKHIAASNGTEAEVTIDTKTLVTYNDPELVKLTLPFLEKAAGKGKVVTRDWDTGAEDFSFYGEKAPSFFFYLGGMPKDQDVNKAPQHHTADFYIDESGFDLGVKAFCQLVFDYAKSKK, from the coding sequence ATGAGATTTTCTTTTTTGGCTTTGGCCTTAGGTAGCAGTTTAGCTATACACGCACAGGAATTACCAACCTCCTATCCTCAACTGGTAAAAGATATTACACCCAAACTGGTTGAATGGCGTCGTCATTTTCATCAAAATCCTGAATTATCAAACAGAGAATTTAAAACGGGCGCTTATATCGCTGCGTATTTGAAATCAATCGGTCTAGAAGTGAAAGCGAATGTTGCTAAAACAGGCGTAGTAGCCATCTTAAAGGGTGGTAAACCTGGGCCTGTTGTTGCACTAAGAGCTGATATTGATGCATTACCTGTTACTGAACGCGTAAATATTCCATTCGCATCAAAAGTTACGACCGAGTTCAATGGACAAACGGTTGGTGTAATGCATGCATGCGGACATGATTCTCACACTTCTATACTTATGGGTACTGCATCTGTCTTGAAAAAAATGCAGGCAGATGTACCAGGTACCATTGTATTCTTGTTTCAACCTGCTGAGGAAGGTGCACCTGCAAATGAAGAAGGTGGCGCTTCTTTAATGATCAAAGAGGGTGCATTGGATAATCCAAAAGTAGAAGCTGTATTTGGCTTACATATCAACTCAACGATCCCTGTTGGAGAGATTCAATATAAAACAGGTGCTTTTATGGCGTCTTCTGATTGGTTTAAAATAGTGGTCAAGGGTCAGGGCGGACATGGTTCTAAACCCTGGAAAGCCATTGATCCGATCGCATCCGCATCACAGATCATTGAAGGATTGCAACATATTGTAAGTAGACAAATGGAATTGACGAAAGCGCCAGTTGTGATCACTGTAGGAGCCATACAATCAGGTGTAAGAAATAATATTATTCCTGAGACCTGTGAGATGTTAGGTACCATCAGAACCCTGGATAGTAAGATGCAAAAAGAAGTGCATGAAAGAATTCGCAATACAGTTAAACATATTGCTGCAAGTAATGGTACAGAAGCGGAAGTTACCATTGATACAAAAACATTGGTGACCTATAACGATCCTGAGTTGGTTAAACTGACACTGCCTTTTCTTGAAAAAGCTGCAGGCAAAGGGAAAGTGGTTACTCGTGATTGGGATACAGGAGCAGAAGATTTTTCATTTTATGGTGAAAAAGCACCTTCCTTCTTTTTCTATCTTGGAGGTATGCCAAAAGATCAGGATGTCAATAAGGCGCCACAACATCATACCGCTGACTTCTATATTGACGAAAGTGGATTCGATCTGGGTGTGAAAGCTTTCTGCCAGTTGGTATTTGATTATGCTAAGAGTAAGAAGTAA
- a CDS encoding spheroidene monooxygenase gives MLTRLTIVRYPAWFGWAGFLSMAFFRFPLWLRKDISFWKLMGCGRNGSFDKTPDWRQWAIMEIIQDEKVPVSGFFILWWNLFRCEKWELILRPIEGHGLWDGKEVFGTLPKHTDYAGRIAVITRATIRLSQLSRFWQHVDAVAQRMSGAPGFITSVGIGEVPWIKQATFSIWESKEDMKSFAYRLQEHADVVRKTRQEKWYTEELFVRFQIIDSKGSLRGNDPIKRNP, from the coding sequence ATGCTTACACGACTCACCATAGTACGTTATCCAGCTTGGTTCGGATGGGCAGGCTTTTTATCCATGGCATTCTTTCGTTTTCCGCTTTGGCTGAGAAAAGATATTTCATTTTGGAAGCTAATGGGCTGTGGTAGAAATGGTAGCTTCGATAAAACGCCCGATTGGCGCCAATGGGCGATCATGGAGATCATTCAGGACGAAAAAGTACCGGTATCGGGCTTTTTTATTTTATGGTGGAATCTATTTAGGTGTGAAAAATGGGAACTGATCCTTCGTCCTATTGAAGGACATGGTTTGTGGGATGGAAAAGAAGTCTTTGGCACATTACCCAAACACACAGATTATGCAGGAAGAATAGCTGTTATAACAAGGGCTACCATCAGACTTAGTCAACTATCCCGATTTTGGCAACATGTTGATGCTGTTGCACAGAGAATGAGTGGAGCACCCGGATTTATTACTTCTGTAGGAATTGGTGAAGTACCCTGGATCAAACAAGCAACTTTTAGTATCTGGGAATCCAAAGAAGATATGAAATCATTCGCCTATCGTTTACAAGAACATGCAGATGTGGTACGTAAGACGAGACAAGAAAAATGGTACACGGAAGAATTGTTTGTTCGCTTCCAAATCATTGATTCTAAGGGTAGTTTGCGTGGAAATGACCCAATCAAAAGAAATCCTTAG
- the hutI gene encoding imidazolonepropionase, which translates to MNQTLLTNIHQLINVRQQPMLLRGKELSHLPILEDAWLLIVNGRIADFGSMKDCPEGTNIVDLQGASVMPCWCDSHTHLVFATSREEEFVDKIKGMTYADIAAKGGGILNSARRLALTTEEDLYTSAKQRLIEIIRLGTGAVEIKSGYGLSVDAEIKMLRVIKKLKETSPIPIKATFLGAHTYPTLFKEDHEGYIDQILLDMLPIIDREQLADYIDVFCEDGFFSPDETKRICEAGKQIGLKPKIHANQLNLSGGVQTGVAVGALSVDHLETMDEATIQLLASSNTIGTLLPTAAYFLRMPFQLARQLIDAGTAIALASDYNPGSSPSGNMNMVVSMSCIQMKMLPEEAINAATLNGAYAMEVEKEVGSITIGKRANLIITKPIPSVAYIPYAFGSNLIDKVLINGEVFK; encoded by the coding sequence ATGAATCAAACGCTTCTAACAAACATTCACCAACTGATAAATGTTCGTCAGCAACCCATGCTATTACGGGGCAAGGAATTAAGCCATTTGCCGATCCTTGAAGATGCATGGCTATTGATTGTAAACGGAAGGATAGCAGATTTTGGGTCTATGAAGGATTGTCCGGAAGGAACAAATATCGTTGATCTACAAGGCGCCAGTGTAATGCCATGTTGGTGTGATAGTCATACGCATTTGGTATTTGCAACAAGTAGGGAAGAAGAGTTCGTAGATAAGATCAAAGGGATGACATATGCAGATATAGCGGCTAAGGGCGGAGGAATCCTGAATTCTGCAAGGAGGCTTGCTTTGACTACAGAAGAAGATCTCTATACATCTGCAAAACAGCGATTGATCGAAATCATACGGTTGGGAACGGGAGCTGTAGAAATAAAAAGTGGCTATGGTTTATCAGTAGATGCAGAAATAAAGATGCTTCGTGTGATCAAAAAGCTAAAAGAAACATCACCCATACCCATCAAAGCAACATTCCTTGGCGCTCACACCTATCCAACATTGTTCAAAGAAGATCATGAAGGTTATATCGATCAGATTCTGCTTGATATGCTACCGATCATTGATCGTGAACAATTGGCTGATTACATTGATGTGTTTTGTGAGGATGGTTTCTTTTCTCCGGATGAAACAAAACGTATCTGTGAGGCAGGAAAACAAATCGGATTGAAACCAAAAATTCATGCCAATCAATTGAATCTTTCGGGCGGTGTTCAAACGGGAGTGGCGGTTGGAGCGCTATCTGTTGACCATCTGGAAACCATGGATGAGGCAACCATTCAATTGTTAGCCTCTTCAAATACCATTGGTACACTTTTACCAACAGCTGCCTATTTTCTGAGAATGCCCTTTCAGCTTGCAAGACAATTGATTGACGCCGGTACTGCCATTGCATTGGCATCTGATTACAACCCCGGATCCAGTCCGAGTGGGAATATGAATATGGTTGTGTCCATGAGTTGCATACAAATGAAAATGTTACCGGAAGAAGCGATCAATGCAGCCACATTAAATGGAGCTTATGCAATGGAAGTAGAGAAGGAGGTAGGAAGTATCACGATCGGAAAAAGAGCGAACCTGATCATTACCAAACCCATTCCTTCTGTAGCATATATTCCTTATGCCTTCGGATCCAATCTGATAGATAAGGTACTCATCAATGGAGAAGTGTTTAAATAG
- a CDS encoding arginine deiminase family protein, translated as MEHTLHVTSEIGTLKRLLVHSPDSGLGKVVPSKAQDWLFEDIVHLDTIRKDEYDYYTKLLLYFLDPVKIKGKLQEIDGNDRSFFKPDSDGFYKSDKVIELQWLLAEILENEDIRSQLVASVSAIEGCTFQTQQELLGYSAKELAKTFISGTSADKKLLFAPIPNFIFTRDIGITIKDHVLLNKPAKKARTREALLAKYIFFHHPIFAPWQNNVIELADSNQSFLMPEEEEDDRKTTLEGGDIMVVSNNHLLVGVSERTSAEAAAMITNVMFEKSLMDKVTIVRIPKKRDYMHIDTVFTQVKRDVWVMLGNFSRKAVKHEDDSVIERELQVKKDEKIKITQFHKKCPDNPVYFDSLEDLLQDISLTDLRCENDVRFIFSGNNEFPYNAREQWTDSCNLLALKEGVVLGYDRNDKTTEAFRKAGFTIIHVKELLPKLESGELNPETMTDTLILMPSAELSRARGGFHCMSMPLWREDI; from the coding sequence ATGGAACATACATTGCATGTTACCTCTGAAATAGGTACTTTAAAACGTTTATTGGTACATAGTCCTGATAGTGGCTTGGGTAAAGTAGTCCCTTCCAAAGCCCAAGACTGGTTATTCGAAGACATCGTTCATCTGGATACCATTCGTAAGGATGAATATGATTATTACACCAAACTGTTGCTGTATTTTCTGGATCCTGTAAAGATCAAAGGAAAGCTCCAGGAGATTGATGGAAACGATCGTTCTTTTTTTAAACCCGACTCTGATGGATTTTATAAATCAGATAAAGTCATAGAGCTACAGTGGTTATTGGCTGAAATTCTGGAAAATGAAGATATCCGCTCTCAATTGGTAGCATCTGTATCTGCCATTGAAGGTTGTACTTTTCAAACCCAACAGGAATTATTGGGTTATAGTGCCAAAGAACTGGCTAAAACATTTATTTCCGGTACATCAGCGGATAAGAAATTACTGTTCGCTCCTATTCCTAACTTCATTTTCACCAGAGATATTGGGATCACGATCAAAGACCATGTACTGTTAAATAAGCCTGCCAAGAAAGCACGTACAAGAGAAGCCCTTCTGGCAAAGTATATCTTTTTCCATCACCCCATTTTCGCTCCATGGCAAAATAATGTCATTGAATTGGCGGATTCCAATCAGAGTTTTTTGATGCCGGAAGAGGAAGAAGATGATCGCAAAACAACACTGGAAGGCGGTGATATCATGGTTGTCAGTAACAACCATTTACTCGTGGGTGTTAGTGAACGTACTTCTGCAGAAGCTGCTGCGATGATCACGAATGTGATGTTTGAAAAGAGTTTGATGGATAAGGTCACGATCGTTCGTATTCCTAAGAAAAGAGATTATATGCATATTGATACTGTTTTCACACAGGTGAAAAGAGATGTATGGGTAATGCTGGGAAATTTCTCGCGTAAAGCCGTAAAGCATGAAGATGATAGCGTGATCGAAAGAGAATTACAGGTTAAGAAAGATGAAAAAATTAAGATCACACAATTCCATAAGAAGTGTCCGGACAACCCTGTTTATTTCGATAGTCTGGAAGATCTTTTACAGGATATCAGTCTGACAGACCTGCGTTGTGAGAATGATGTACGGTTTATTTTTTCCGGTAACAATGAATTTCCCTACAATGCTCGCGAACAATGGACAGACTCCTGCAATTTGCTGGCATTGAAGGAAGGTGTTGTATTGGGTTATGATCGTAATGATAAAACAACCGAAGCTTTCAGAAAAGCTGGCTTTACCATTATTCATGTGAAAGAATTATTACCCAAACTAGAAAGTGGTGAATTGAACCCGGAAACCATGACAGACACGCTCATATTGATGCCATCCGCAGAATTGTCAAGAGCTCGTGGTGGATTTCATTGTATGAGTATGCCATTGTGGAGAGAAGATATTTGA
- a CDS encoding formimidoylglutamase: MQLPHLKIYNKQDVLSVTRIRRFETKIGERVQVIKDPSALELSLQQSSAPFVLLGIPEDIGVLANQGIGGCDSGWIAFLQTFLNTQSNDFFEGSSILLLGHFDFSDAKNLIEQNAQSYDEKLAAYRHAVNMIDDEVEQLIHVITQNNKIPIVIGGGHNNAYPCIKGAAKGLYKAGLIPIAQINAINLDAHADFRPMEGRHSGNGFSYAEADGYLEKYCVLGYHENYLPQNVWMDMVNNPFIDCISYEDIFIHEKRTFLQSVAHATGFTEDSYCGIELDMDVIENAVSSASSPAGISLAHARQYINFTATDSKVAYLHICEGASQLADGRSGHHTGKMISYLVTDFVKAMFTSR, encoded by the coding sequence TTGCAACTACCTCACTTAAAGATCTATAACAAACAGGATGTTCTGTCTGTAACCCGAATCAGAAGATTTGAAACCAAAATTGGTGAACGGGTTCAAGTCATCAAAGATCCTTCAGCATTGGAGTTGTCTTTGCAACAGTCAAGTGCCCCTTTTGTATTGTTGGGTATCCCTGAAGATATTGGCGTGCTTGCCAATCAAGGTATTGGTGGCTGTGATTCCGGGTGGATCGCTTTTTTACAAACATTCCTGAATACACAGAGCAATGATTTCTTTGAAGGAAGTAGTATTCTCTTACTGGGTCATTTTGATTTTTCAGATGCCAAAAATTTAATCGAGCAAAACGCACAGAGCTACGATGAAAAGTTAGCCGCATATCGACATGCCGTTAATATGATCGATGATGAAGTAGAACAGCTAATACATGTGATCACACAAAATAATAAAATACCCATTGTGATCGGGGGTGGACATAATAATGCTTATCCATGTATCAAAGGGGCTGCAAAAGGTTTGTATAAAGCTGGCTTGATCCCTATTGCACAGATCAATGCGATCAATCTGGATGCCCATGCAGATTTTCGTCCAATGGAAGGAAGACATAGCGGTAATGGTTTTTCTTATGCCGAAGCAGATGGATATCTAGAGAAATATTGTGTCTTAGGCTATCATGAAAATTATCTTCCGCAAAATGTATGGATGGACATGGTCAATAATCCATTCATTGATTGTATCAGTTATGAAGATATTTTTATCCATGAAAAAAGAACATTTCTTCAATCGGTAGCACATGCGACCGGATTTACTGAAGATTCCTATTGTGGAATTGAATTAGATATGGACGTGATTGAGAATGCTGTCAGCAGTGCTTCAAGTCCGGCAGGTATTTCTCTTGCACATGCCAGACAATACATCAATTTCACAGCTACAGATAGCAAGGTTGCTTATTTGCATATTTGCGAGGGGGCATCACAACTTGCAGATGGGAGGTCGGGCCATCATACCGGAAAAATGATCAGTTATTTGGTTACTGATTTTGTAAAAGCCATGTTTACCAGTCGATAA